A window of Polypterus senegalus isolate Bchr_013 chromosome 14, ASM1683550v1, whole genome shotgun sequence contains these coding sequences:
- the mettl13 gene encoding eEF1A lysine and N-terminal methyltransferase isoform X2, with protein MELLPRSSEEFSSAEYWEKFFTRRGDRAFEWYGEYAELSAVLHKYLRAQDKVLVVGCGNSELSEQLYDAGCAHLTNIDISETAIGRMKERNATKRPDMHFVLMDVLDLHFEDGSFQVALDKGTLDALASDQRVETMERVERMFGQLARVLRVGGRYVCVSLAQEHVLQALVGFFTRAGWPVRVHRMDSKARDGFHLPVFVIVCTKFCWPKGATGVTQVLEVCDSEAAPPRRLATPEDLLAAVRQSQAYALLRSKLGTRVDPGDEPALQLCHAASGQPRYSMHVVDSPPAGKGARRGHFAVFIVPQGRETDWLFGTAEGRSQLARTANFRRLLIVALHRGQDYGDMRAVQVELSAKVMELAPPSMPSNQQVPFLSDGGDLGSREVRHRGHSPLSGDFVVEDVRGEEGQLLRRLVFLSNTNVVQSESRLARRAAGRKKGKRKDAEPGGTSLLVDKSFLCCAHHRAMVAGLALLDEGRVAAEGQSVSVLLVGLGGGGLPQFLHDYVPRAQVEVVEIDAAMAEVASQWFGFQQDDRLTVTVADGLEVIKRRAQEGGHSYDIVMFDVDSKERTLGMSCPPAAFVEKPLLQCVWQLLAPRGLQV; from the exons ATGGAGCTGCTGCCGAGGAGTTCGGAAGAGTTCAGCAGCGCCGAGTACTGGGAGAAGTTCTTCACGAGGCGCGGCGACAGGGCCTTCGAGTGGTACGGGGAGTACGCGGAGCTAAGCGCGGTGCTGCACAAGTACTTGAGAGCGCAGGACAAG GTGCTGGTGGTGGGCTGTGGGAACTCGGAGCTCAGCGAGCAGCTCTACGATGCCGGCTGCGCACACCTGACAAACATAGACATCAGCGAGACGGCCATCGGGCGCATGAAGGAGCGCAATGCCACCAAGCGGCCCGACATGCACTTCGTGCTGATGGACGTGCTGGACCTGCACTTCGAAGATGGCTCCTTTCAGGTGGCGCTGGACAAGGGCACACTGGACGCGCTGGCCTCCGATCAGCGGGTGGAGACGATGGAACGAGTGGAGCGCATGTTCGGCCAGCTGGCGCGGGTGCTGCGTGTGGGCGGCCGCTACGTCTGCGTCTCGTTGGCACAGGAGCACGTGCTGCAGGCTCTGGTGGGCTTCTTCACAAGGGCCGGCTGGCCGGTCCGAGTCCACAGGATGGACAGCAAGGCCAGAGACGGTTTTCACCTGCCCGTATTTGTCATCGTTTGCACCAAATTCTGCTGGCCCAAGGGTGCCACGGGGGTGACCCAAGTCCTGGAGGTGTGTGACAGCGAGGCGGCCCCTCCCCGGCGGCTGGCCACCCCAGAGGACCTGCTGGCGGCGGTGAGGCAGAGCCAGGCCTACGCCCTCCTCCGTAGCAAGCTGGGCACCCGCGTCGACCCCGGCGACGAGCCGGCACTGCAGCTGTGCCACGCCGCCTCCGGCCAGCCTCGCTACAGCATGCACGTCGTGGACAGCCCGCCTGCCGGGAAAGGCGCCAGGAGGGGCCACTTCGCCGTCTTCATCG TGCCCCAGGGGAGGGAGACGGACTGGCTCTTCGGGACGGCGGAGGGGCGCAGCCAGCTTGCCCGCACGGCCAACTTCCGCAGGCTGCTGATTGTGGCCCTGCACCGCGGCCAGGACTACGGGGACATGCGGGCAGTGCAGGTGGAGCTGTCGGCCAAGGTCATGGAGCTGGCACCGCCCAGCATGCCCTCTAATCAGCAG GTGCCCTTCCTGTCAGATGGCGGAGATCTGGGCTCCCGTGAGGTGCGGCATCGAGGGCACAGCCCGCTCAGTGGGGACTTTGTGGTGGAAGACGTGCGAGGCGAGGAAGGGCAGCTGCTGCGCCGGCTCGTCTTCCTCAGTAACACTAACGTGGTGCAGTCGGAAAGCAGACTGGCACGGCGCGCCGCAG GGCGCAAGAAGGGCAAGCGGAAGGACGCTGAGCCTGGCGGGACATCCCTGCTGGTGGACAAGAGCTTCCTGTGCTGCGCCCATCATCGAGCGATGGTGGCTGGACTGGCACTGCTGGACGAGGGCCGTGTGGCTGCCGAAG GGCAGTCGGTGTCCGTGCTGCTGGTGGGCCTGGGAGGGGGTGGGCTGCCCCAGTTCCTGCATGACTACGTGCCCCGGGCACAGGTGGAGGTCGTGGAGATCGATGCGGCCATGGCAGAGGTGGCCAGTCAGTGGTTTGGCTTCCAGCAGGACGACAGGCTGACGGTGACGGTGGCGGATGGCTTGGAGGTCATAAAACGGCGAGCGCAAGAAG GCGGTCACTCCTACGACATCGTCATGTTTGATGTGGACAGCAAGGAGCGCACACTGGGGATGAGCTGCCCACCTGCAGCCTTTGTGGAGAAGCCCCTCCTGCAGTGCGTCTGGCAGCTGCTTGCCCCACGAG gcctgcaggtgtaA
- the mettl13 gene encoding eEF1A lysine and N-terminal methyltransferase isoform X1 codes for MELLPRSSEEFSSAEYWEKFFTRRGDRAFEWYGEYAELSAVLHKYLRAQDKVLVVGCGNSELSEQLYDAGCAHLTNIDISETAIGRMKERNATKRPDMHFVLMDVLDLHFEDGSFQVALDKGTLDALASDQRVETMERVERMFGQLARVLRVGGRYVCVSLAQEHVLQALVGFFTRAGWPVRVHRMDSKARDGFHLPVFVIVCTKFCWPKGATGVTQVLEVCDSEAAPPRRLATPEDLLAAVRQSQAYALLRSKLGTRVDPGDEPALQLCHAASGQPRYSMHVVDSPPAGKGARRGHFAVFIVPQGRETDWLFGTAEGRSQLARTANFRRLLIVALHRGQDYGDMRAVQVELSAKVMELAPPSMPSNQQVPFLSDGGDLGSREVRHRGHSPLSGDFVVEDVRGEEGQLLRRLVFLSNTNVVQSESRLARRAAGRKKGKRKDAEPGGTSLLVDKSFLCCAHHRAMVAGLALLDEGRVAAEGQSVSVLLVGLGGGGLPQFLHDYVPRAQVEVVEIDAAMAEVASQWFGFQQDDRLTVTVADGLEVIKRRAQEGGHSYDIVMFDVDSKERTLGMSCPPAAFVEKPLLQCVWQLLAPRGIFVLNLVCRDPSLRGSVLAVLGDVFQKVLLRAIDEEVNEVLFCHKAEARPLAELPSAGHALERHLRTPGKPWDASLSLAALLDKVSLA; via the exons ATGGAGCTGCTGCCGAGGAGTTCGGAAGAGTTCAGCAGCGCCGAGTACTGGGAGAAGTTCTTCACGAGGCGCGGCGACAGGGCCTTCGAGTGGTACGGGGAGTACGCGGAGCTAAGCGCGGTGCTGCACAAGTACTTGAGAGCGCAGGACAAG GTGCTGGTGGTGGGCTGTGGGAACTCGGAGCTCAGCGAGCAGCTCTACGATGCCGGCTGCGCACACCTGACAAACATAGACATCAGCGAGACGGCCATCGGGCGCATGAAGGAGCGCAATGCCACCAAGCGGCCCGACATGCACTTCGTGCTGATGGACGTGCTGGACCTGCACTTCGAAGATGGCTCCTTTCAGGTGGCGCTGGACAAGGGCACACTGGACGCGCTGGCCTCCGATCAGCGGGTGGAGACGATGGAACGAGTGGAGCGCATGTTCGGCCAGCTGGCGCGGGTGCTGCGTGTGGGCGGCCGCTACGTCTGCGTCTCGTTGGCACAGGAGCACGTGCTGCAGGCTCTGGTGGGCTTCTTCACAAGGGCCGGCTGGCCGGTCCGAGTCCACAGGATGGACAGCAAGGCCAGAGACGGTTTTCACCTGCCCGTATTTGTCATCGTTTGCACCAAATTCTGCTGGCCCAAGGGTGCCACGGGGGTGACCCAAGTCCTGGAGGTGTGTGACAGCGAGGCGGCCCCTCCCCGGCGGCTGGCCACCCCAGAGGACCTGCTGGCGGCGGTGAGGCAGAGCCAGGCCTACGCCCTCCTCCGTAGCAAGCTGGGCACCCGCGTCGACCCCGGCGACGAGCCGGCACTGCAGCTGTGCCACGCCGCCTCCGGCCAGCCTCGCTACAGCATGCACGTCGTGGACAGCCCGCCTGCCGGGAAAGGCGCCAGGAGGGGCCACTTCGCCGTCTTCATCG TGCCCCAGGGGAGGGAGACGGACTGGCTCTTCGGGACGGCGGAGGGGCGCAGCCAGCTTGCCCGCACGGCCAACTTCCGCAGGCTGCTGATTGTGGCCCTGCACCGCGGCCAGGACTACGGGGACATGCGGGCAGTGCAGGTGGAGCTGTCGGCCAAGGTCATGGAGCTGGCACCGCCCAGCATGCCCTCTAATCAGCAG GTGCCCTTCCTGTCAGATGGCGGAGATCTGGGCTCCCGTGAGGTGCGGCATCGAGGGCACAGCCCGCTCAGTGGGGACTTTGTGGTGGAAGACGTGCGAGGCGAGGAAGGGCAGCTGCTGCGCCGGCTCGTCTTCCTCAGTAACACTAACGTGGTGCAGTCGGAAAGCAGACTGGCACGGCGCGCCGCAG GGCGCAAGAAGGGCAAGCGGAAGGACGCTGAGCCTGGCGGGACATCCCTGCTGGTGGACAAGAGCTTCCTGTGCTGCGCCCATCATCGAGCGATGGTGGCTGGACTGGCACTGCTGGACGAGGGCCGTGTGGCTGCCGAAG GGCAGTCGGTGTCCGTGCTGCTGGTGGGCCTGGGAGGGGGTGGGCTGCCCCAGTTCCTGCATGACTACGTGCCCCGGGCACAGGTGGAGGTCGTGGAGATCGATGCGGCCATGGCAGAGGTGGCCAGTCAGTGGTTTGGCTTCCAGCAGGACGACAGGCTGACGGTGACGGTGGCGGATGGCTTGGAGGTCATAAAACGGCGAGCGCAAGAAG GCGGTCACTCCTACGACATCGTCATGTTTGATGTGGACAGCAAGGAGCGCACACTGGGGATGAGCTGCCCACCTGCAGCCTTTGTGGAGAAGCCCCTCCTGCAGTGCGTCTGGCAGCTGCTTGCCCCACGAG GGATCTTCGTGCTCAATCTGGTGTGCCGGGACCCGAGTTTGAGGGGCAGCGTGCTGGCGGTCCTCGGGGACGTCTTTCAGAAGGTGCTGCTGCGGGCCATCGATGAGGAGGTCAACGAAGTGCTCTTCTGTCACAAGGCCGAGGCGCGCCCACTTGCCGAGCTGCCATCTGCTGGTCACGCTCTGGAGCGGCACCTCAGGACACCTGGCAAGCCCTGGGATGCCAGTCTCTCGCTGGCCGCTCTCCTGGATAAGGTCAGCCTGGCGTGA